The Psychrobacter sp. LV10R520-6 genome includes a region encoding these proteins:
- a CDS encoding acetyl-CoA C-acetyltransferase — protein sequence MTNEKNSPVIESTVVKKNNTVTDNKNTSNQTKNNDKESNGYYDSIAELKQATDIVDTEGELVDGDKTDSQTEEQAQKKAKLKEDLIDESNELKELNELNTTANSQAADLDNDAKENNVTEKDDADDMNVFDTTANSNTATKSTGKGNEKSAEKEADPKKSSTDKSNSDKKSDKAAVKKTRTAAKKTSSTKLVSGQHRVAILGGNRIPFARSNGPYADASNIDMLTAALNGLIERYNLQDEQLGEVVAGAVMKLSRDINLTRESALNTALDPHTPTYDISQACGTGLQATFASANKIALGIIDSAITGGVDTTSDAPIAIGDGLRKVIIKLGAAKNNKQRLQALMGLNPKDLIDSPQNGEPRTGLSMGDHQAITALEWNVSREDQDELAFNSHKNLARAYDEGFFDDLITPYKGLTRDNNLRPDSTLEKLGKLKPVFGKKNANPTMTAANSTPLTDGASCVLLANDEWAEAHGLKPLAYIVHQETAAVDFIGKSGNKEGLLMAPAYAVPRMLERAGLSLQDFDFYEIHEAFASQVLSTLTAWEDDTFCQERLGLDAPLGSIDRSKLNVNGSSLAAGHPFAATGGRILATAAKLLDQKGSGRALISICTAGGQGVTCILEK from the coding sequence ATGACTAACGAAAAGAATAGCCCTGTCATTGAAAGCACTGTTGTCAAAAAGAACAACACAGTAACTGACAATAAAAACACTAGTAACCAAACTAAGAACAACGATAAAGAGAGCAATGGGTATTATGACTCTATCGCTGAGCTCAAACAGGCAACTGATATTGTCGATACTGAGGGCGAATTAGTGGATGGTGATAAAACAGACAGTCAAACTGAAGAACAAGCGCAGAAAAAAGCCAAGCTTAAAGAGGACTTAATTGATGAGTCTAATGAACTTAAAGAGCTCAATGAATTAAATACTACTGCCAATTCACAAGCTGCTGACCTCGATAACGATGCTAAAGAAAACAACGTTACTGAAAAAGATGACGCTGACGATATGAACGTTTTTGATACCACTGCTAACTCAAATACAGCTACAAAATCAACTGGAAAAGGTAACGAAAAATCAGCAGAAAAAGAGGCTGACCCCAAAAAATCTAGCACTGATAAAAGCAACAGTGATAAAAAATCCGACAAAGCCGCAGTCAAAAAAACGCGTACCGCAGCTAAAAAGACCAGTAGTACCAAACTCGTTTCAGGCCAGCATCGCGTCGCTATTTTAGGTGGCAACCGTATTCCATTTGCTCGCTCAAACGGCCCGTATGCCGATGCTAGCAATATTGATATGCTTACTGCCGCGCTTAATGGTCTGATTGAACGCTATAATTTGCAAGACGAGCAACTGGGCGAAGTCGTCGCTGGTGCAGTAATGAAGCTAAGCCGCGACATCAACTTAACCCGTGAGTCGGCACTCAATACCGCTCTAGATCCGCATACCCCGACTTATGACATCTCACAAGCTTGCGGCACCGGTCTACAAGCAACGTTTGCCTCTGCTAATAAAATTGCGCTTGGCATCATTGATTCAGCCATTACTGGCGGCGTTGACACCACATCAGATGCCCCTATCGCTATCGGCGACGGTCTACGTAAAGTCATTATTAAGCTAGGCGCTGCTAAAAATAATAAGCAACGTTTGCAAGCACTGATGGGCCTTAATCCAAAAGACTTAATCGATTCTCCACAAAATGGTGAGCCACGTACGGGGCTATCAATGGGCGATCATCAAGCAATCACTGCGCTTGAATGGAATGTCAGCCGTGAAGATCAAGATGAGCTGGCGTTTAATAGCCATAAAAACTTAGCACGTGCCTATGATGAAGGCTTCTTTGATGATCTAATCACGCCCTATAAAGGCCTGACTCGAGACAATAATTTGCGTCCAGATTCTACCCTTGAGAAGCTGGGTAAACTCAAGCCGGTGTTTGGTAAAAAGAATGCCAATCCAACCATGACTGCGGCTAACTCTACCCCATTAACGGATGGTGCTTCGTGTGTGCTATTGGCTAATGATGAATGGGCAGAAGCGCACGGCCTTAAGCCTCTTGCTTATATCGTGCATCAAGAAACGGCCGCTGTTGACTTTATTGGTAAATCTGGTAATAAAGAAGGCTTACTGATGGCCCCAGCTTACGCGGTACCGCGTATGCTTGAGCGTGCGGGTCTTAGTTTACAAGACTTCGATTTTTATGAGATTCATGAAGCGTTTGCCTCACAAGTGTTATCAACACTAACCGCTTGGGAAGATGACACTTTCTGCCAAGAGCGCTTGGGACTTGATGCGCCATTAGGCTCTATTGACCGTAGCAAGCTAAACGTGAATGGCTCATCACTCGCTGCCGGACATCCATTTGCCGCAACTGGCGGTCGTATTTTAGCCACTGCTGCTAAATTACTGGATCAAAAAGGCTCAGGTCGTGCCCTTATCTCTATTTGTACCGCTGGTGGCCAAGGCGTGACTTGCATCTTAGAGAAGTAA
- a CDS encoding 3-oxoacyl-ACP reductase, protein MSDRYGDFVQSSLGKKVAKNLGLPLPVNLDRFESGQRLVRGSVLVGSATGDDKRISESVARIFSDLHAEVFVNSSDSIKDALADADIEAKANTGGDDKFKVLLFDASNISNADELKQVYEFFHTVARRVERSGRVIIIGRPPEAIDDIENALAQRALEGFVKSVGKEFKRGITAQLIYVAEGAEQNLDSTLRFFTSARSAYVSGQVVRVGKGKTFDVDWTQPLGGKTMLVTGASRGIGEAIARLLAREGAHVICLDVPQQQADLQKVASEISGSALMLDITNEDAGEEIADAAEKRGGLDAVIHNAGVTRDKTLANMDEKKWDMVININLASIAKLNHYMLANDVLKDDARIVCVSSISGIAGNPGQTNYATSKAGVIGLVDATAKQLENNAKGMTINAVAPGFIETQMTEAIPFAIREAGRRMNSMSQGGLPVDVAETIAWFASPASGGLNGNTIRVCGQSLLGA, encoded by the coding sequence ATGTCAGACCGTTATGGTGATTTTGTTCAGTCTTCTCTTGGCAAAAAAGTTGCGAAAAACTTAGGTTTACCCTTACCAGTAAATCTTGATCGTTTCGAAAGTGGTCAGCGTCTGGTTCGAGGCAGCGTACTCGTTGGTTCAGCCACGGGTGACGATAAGCGTATCAGTGAATCAGTAGCTCGTATTTTTTCGGATCTACATGCAGAAGTATTCGTTAATAGCTCTGATAGCATCAAGGACGCTCTCGCCGATGCGGATATTGAAGCAAAAGCCAACACTGGCGGCGATGATAAGTTCAAAGTATTATTATTTGATGCCAGCAATATCAGTAACGCTGATGAGCTTAAACAGGTTTATGAGTTCTTTCACACGGTTGCACGCCGCGTTGAGAGATCAGGTCGCGTCATCATTATCGGTCGTCCGCCTGAAGCTATTGATGATATCGAAAATGCACTTGCCCAGCGTGCCCTTGAAGGCTTTGTGAAGTCTGTCGGTAAAGAATTTAAACGCGGTATTACGGCGCAGCTTATCTATGTCGCTGAAGGCGCTGAGCAAAACCTTGACTCAACGCTACGCTTCTTTACTTCAGCGCGCTCAGCTTATGTCTCAGGACAAGTGGTACGTGTTGGTAAGGGCAAGACCTTTGATGTCGATTGGACGCAGCCGCTAGGTGGAAAAACCATGCTGGTCACTGGCGCAAGCCGCGGTATTGGTGAAGCAATTGCCCGGTTGTTGGCTCGTGAAGGCGCTCATGTGATTTGTCTGGATGTTCCGCAGCAGCAAGCTGACTTACAAAAAGTGGCTAGTGAGATTAGTGGCTCAGCATTGATGCTCGACATCACTAATGAGGATGCTGGCGAAGAAATAGCGGATGCTGCTGAAAAACGTGGTGGTCTTGACGCTGTTATTCACAATGCTGGCGTGACTCGTGATAAGACGCTCGCTAACATGGATGAGAAAAAGTGGGATATGGTCATCAATATCAACCTTGCTAGTATTGCTAAGCTTAATCATTACATGCTTGCCAATGATGTTTTAAAAGATGACGCGCGTATTGTTTGTGTGTCGTCAATCTCAGGAATTGCCGGAAACCCTGGCCAGACCAACTATGCGACCTCTAAAGCAGGGGTTATTGGACTGGTCGATGCGACGGCTAAACAGTTAGAAAACAATGCAAAAGGTATGACCATTAATGCGGTGGCGCCAGGCTTCATCGAAACGCAAATGACCGAAGCGATTCCATTTGCGATTCGCGAAGCTGGTCGCCGTATGAATTCAATGAGCCAAGGGGGATTGCCGGTAGATGTTGCCGAAACGATTGCATGGTTTGCTTCACCTGCTTCGGGTGGACTAAACGGCAATACTATCCGCGTTTGCGGTCAAAGCTTATTGGGTGCTTAA
- a CDS encoding MaoC family dehydratase encodes MSDKHYDALPKTHTTYANIIKSLLPIGDNAKVGKDELPQATYYVDDLHIDQSNLQDYRKICGFADDGKVPVTYFSVLSQALQMNMMVKEPFPFAMLGLVHVDNSVTQYRPIGERETVAMSVTFDNLRDHAQGQQFDFVTTIKSHEKVIWQGTSTYLSRSKKPDSSVSTKSAPRPVTVKPMVDEEGVHSIFEVPEDIGRRYAFVSGDFNLIHLHPLSARAFGFPKAIAHGMWSKAKCLAMMGELPDACTVEVSFKLPIFLPAEVELIAEPVTELENVEDSCNFGLYSAKNDKPHLAGVIKLLDEDE; translated from the coding sequence ATGTCAGATAAACACTATGATGCGTTGCCAAAAACGCATACCACCTACGCCAATATTATCAAAAGCTTATTGCCTATTGGTGATAACGCTAAAGTCGGTAAAGATGAGTTGCCACAAGCGACTTACTATGTGGACGATCTGCACATTGATCAGAGTAACCTCCAAGATTACCGTAAAATATGCGGTTTTGCTGATGATGGAAAAGTGCCTGTCACCTACTTCTCGGTGCTGTCACAGGCGCTGCAAATGAACATGATGGTCAAAGAACCGTTCCCCTTTGCAATGTTAGGTCTAGTACATGTGGACAATAGCGTCACACAGTATCGTCCTATTGGTGAGCGTGAGACCGTTGCGATGTCGGTGACGTTTGATAATTTACGCGATCACGCCCAAGGTCAGCAGTTTGATTTTGTCACGACTATCAAGTCACATGAAAAGGTGATTTGGCAAGGGACATCGACCTATTTGTCACGCAGCAAAAAACCTGACAGCAGCGTGAGCACCAAAAGTGCACCGCGTCCGGTGACTGTCAAGCCGATGGTAGATGAAGAAGGGGTGCATAGCATCTTTGAAGTGCCTGAAGATATTGGTCGTCGTTATGCCTTTGTTTCTGGTGATTTTAATCTTATTCATTTACATCCCTTATCAGCGCGCGCGTTTGGGTTTCCTAAAGCTATTGCGCATGGTATGTGGTCAAAGGCTAAGTGTTTGGCGATGATGGGCGAGTTACCGGATGCTTGTACGGTTGAAGTGTCATTTAAATTACCTATTTTCTTGCCAGCAGAAGTGGAGCTAATCGCTGAGCCGGTAACGGAACTTGAGAACGTAGAAGACAGCTGTAATTTTGGTTTATATAGCGCTAAAAATGATAAACCGCATCTTGCAGGTGTTATTAAGCTGCTTGATGAAGATGAGTAG
- a CDS encoding serine/threonine protein phosphatase, whose protein sequence is MTMTSHKDSTSLQSSTSTTVPNSLSAPASTTDQVAASNTASDADKIEHSKDIDADNGIDLAAVLEPYFRPDEQTIVCGALDNDKVTALANAGVELVINLQPDDELNFDEAAAVEQAGMYYQQLPISGTNDLKQLKILAFDSVLRQYHGKKVAMHCGTGNRVGAAMALRAGWLRGRKMETAMERGRSHGLTMPQLTQEVHNRLLVPR, encoded by the coding sequence ATGACCATGACTTCACACAAAGATTCTACCAGCCTCCAAAGTTCTACCAGCACAACTGTCCCTAATAGCTTATCAGCTCCAGCGTCTACTACTGATCAAGTAGCCGCTAGCAATACTGCTTCTGATGCTGATAAGATAGAGCACAGCAAGGATATCGATGCTGATAATGGTATTGACCTTGCGGCCGTTCTTGAGCCTTATTTTCGTCCTGATGAACAAACTATTGTATGTGGTGCGCTCGATAATGACAAAGTTACCGCTTTGGCGAATGCCGGGGTTGAATTAGTGATTAACTTGCAGCCTGATGATGAGCTAAACTTTGACGAGGCCGCTGCTGTTGAGCAAGCTGGCATGTACTATCAGCAGTTGCCAATAAGCGGCACTAATGATTTGAAGCAGCTAAAAATATTAGCATTTGATAGTGTTTTGCGCCAATATCATGGCAAAAAAGTAGCTATGCACTGCGGAACTGGTAATCGCGTTGGAGCAGCTATGGCACTACGAGCAGGCTGGCTACGTGGGCGCAAGATGGAAACTGCAATGGAGCGTGGACGTAGTCATGGTCTGACGATGCCACAGCTGACACAAGAAGTTCATAACCGTTTGTTAGTGCCACGCTAA
- a CDS encoding serine hydrolase domain-containing protein, giving the protein MTDRNKTNRPKNNGHKDSTAINPKIQQRMQQLLTDLQLDDAPAGGSLVIYQAGKCIAQASVGMAQAELPWRLDTLSLNFSTGKGVLATLVHVLVSQQLLDYDLPIAKYWPIFAANGKADITLRAVMSHQANLFAITTIDADSETLLDWDEMVAKVAGMPRTQPDNAGEYNSDSYASGSYTSAYSALVYGWILGGLIEAVTNMSLAAALRHYLTEPLGIADSCYFGVPADKVDDVAKLVKNFHAKKQDSPQHRSKRHKPVLKAESAQTLSTYAKLTSYNCWQQQAMSRKIAPVEAKLNTTQINRLYFDHNQLNLKNYKAALIPNGQQAIDYYRPQTLQAVLPAANGVASAQALATVYAMLANGGKWQGRTLIDSATFSQLSAPQVTGMDAVMPSNMDWRLGYHRLFHLCQDERQVQGINTSEPEGFGHMGYNGSVAWCDPARQLSFAFVHNFDVTMLNDIRQFALTEALLKVIDTETLD; this is encoded by the coding sequence ATGACAGACCGCAATAAAACCAATCGTCCTAAAAATAACGGTCATAAGGACAGCACTGCGATCAATCCTAAAATTCAGCAACGCATGCAACAGCTATTAACAGATTTGCAGCTTGATGATGCGCCAGCTGGTGGCTCATTGGTGATTTATCAAGCCGGTAAATGTATCGCGCAGGCCAGTGTTGGCATGGCGCAGGCAGAGTTACCGTGGCGGCTTGATACCTTGTCTCTAAACTTCTCTACCGGTAAAGGGGTGCTGGCAACATTAGTGCATGTTTTAGTGTCACAGCAGCTGTTAGATTATGATCTGCCGATTGCCAAATATTGGCCGATATTTGCTGCTAATGGCAAAGCAGATATCACTTTGCGCGCGGTTATGTCGCATCAAGCCAATCTATTTGCGATTACTACTATTGATGCTGATAGTGAGACATTACTTGATTGGGATGAAATGGTCGCTAAAGTCGCGGGTATGCCGAGGACTCAGCCCGATAATGCTGGGGAATATAATAGCGACTCGTATGCCAGTGGCTCATATACCAGTGCTTATAGCGCCTTGGTTTATGGCTGGATATTGGGCGGTTTGATAGAGGCAGTTACGAATATGTCGCTTGCCGCAGCGCTACGTCATTATCTAACTGAGCCATTAGGTATTGCTGATAGCTGCTACTTTGGTGTGCCCGCTGATAAAGTAGATGATGTGGCAAAATTGGTTAAAAACTTTCATGCGAAAAAGCAAGACAGCCCGCAACACCGTAGCAAACGTCATAAACCTGTTCTAAAAGCTGAATCTGCGCAGACGCTCAGTACTTATGCCAAGCTGACCAGTTATAACTGCTGGCAACAGCAAGCAATGAGCCGCAAGATAGCACCGGTAGAAGCCAAGCTAAATACAACGCAAATAAACCGTCTGTACTTTGATCATAACCAGCTCAATTTAAAAAACTATAAAGCAGCATTAATTCCTAATGGTCAGCAGGCCATTGACTATTATAGACCGCAGACCTTACAAGCGGTCTTACCAGCCGCTAATGGTGTTGCTTCTGCACAAGCACTGGCTACTGTCTACGCGATGCTGGCAAATGGTGGCAAGTGGCAGGGGAGGACACTCATTGACAGCGCAACATTTTCGCAGTTATCCGCGCCACAAGTCACAGGTATGGACGCCGTCATGCCAAGTAATATGGACTGGCGCTTGGGTTACCATCGTCTCTTTCACCTTTGCCAAGATGAGCGTCAGGTACAGGGAATCAATACCAGTGAGCCAGAAGGGTTTGGGCATATGGGCTACAACGGTTCAGTAGCTTGGTGTGATCCAGCGCGACAACTGTCATTCGCTTTTGTGCACAATTTTGACGTCACTATGCTTAATGATATCCGACAGTTTGCGCTGACGGAAGCCTTGCTGAAAGTGATAGATACAGAGACGCTCGATTGA
- a CDS encoding cation:proton antiporter, with protein MAENYNLFLLICGIAFLFGALFPIVFKRAPISLPMLQVTLGIIVGYFWITLTFLDPLKNGMIIEKLTEIVVLVSLVGAGIKIDTPLSWRLWRPTVRLLLITMPIGIFAMAFLGYYAFGLSMGAAILLGAVLAPTDPVLASSIQVGPPNTGSEDTPRFTLTSEAGLNDGLAFPFVYLAIKIAEAYSEGKRFDGEMLWSWFTHDVLWKIGAGVVAGIIVGKILAKIVFSKHTNETTISQGYVVIALTFLAYGLAELVHSYGFIAVFVAAFTFRRSECEHTYHQKLHDFAEQSEGLLMSLVLVTFGMFIGQGLQSGVELTWRVYIISFTFLLLIRPVGGIFALSGLNMHHTEKYAISALGIRGIGTLYYLSYALNQGFFGEEDAIKLWVVCSIVILASIFVHGLSAPWLLKMTPKKAHD; from the coding sequence ATGGCTGAAAACTACAATTTATTTTTATTAATCTGCGGTATCGCATTCTTATTTGGCGCACTATTCCCTATTGTATTTAAGCGTGCCCCTATTTCCTTGCCCATGTTACAAGTAACTTTAGGGATTATAGTAGGCTATTTCTGGATAACACTAACTTTTTTAGATCCACTTAAAAATGGTATGATTATCGAAAAGCTCACCGAGATTGTGGTGTTAGTCTCCCTAGTCGGTGCCGGTATCAAGATTGATACGCCATTATCTTGGCGATTATGGCGACCAACCGTACGGCTATTGCTCATCACTATGCCAATTGGTATTTTCGCGATGGCATTTTTGGGCTACTACGCGTTTGGTCTCAGCATGGGCGCCGCGATTTTGTTAGGTGCGGTACTTGCGCCTACCGATCCAGTGCTGGCCTCCAGCATTCAAGTAGGGCCACCTAATACCGGCAGTGAGGATACGCCGCGCTTCACTTTAACTTCAGAGGCAGGACTAAATGATGGCTTAGCTTTTCCCTTTGTTTATCTGGCGATAAAAATAGCAGAAGCCTACAGCGAAGGAAAGCGCTTTGATGGCGAGATGTTATGGTCGTGGTTTACCCATGATGTACTGTGGAAAATTGGTGCAGGGGTAGTGGCGGGCATCATTGTCGGTAAAATCCTAGCGAAAATAGTATTTTCAAAACACACGAACGAGACCACCATCTCTCAAGGTTACGTGGTGATTGCGCTGACGTTTCTGGCTTACGGACTGGCCGAATTGGTGCACAGCTATGGTTTTATTGCGGTGTTTGTCGCCGCGTTTACGTTCCGTCGTTCGGAGTGTGAGCATACTTATCATCAAAAATTGCATGATTTCGCTGAACAGTCAGAAGGGCTGCTGATGTCATTAGTACTAGTAACTTTCGGCATGTTTATTGGTCAAGGCTTACAATCTGGAGTCGAGCTAACGTGGCGAGTCTATATCATTAGCTTTACGTTTTTATTACTAATACGTCCAGTTGGCGGTATCTTCGCGCTATCAGGGCTTAATATGCACCATACCGAGAAATACGCTATTTCTGCTCTAGGCATCCGCGGTATTGGGACTTTGTATTATTTATCTTATGCACTCAATCAAGGATTTTTTGGCGAAGAGGATGCGATTAAATTGTGGGTGGTGTGCTCTATCGTGATTTTGGCATCTATTTTCGTCCATGGTTTAAGTGCACCATGGCTATTGAAAATGACACCAAAAAAGGCGCACGATTAA
- the ilvD gene encoding dihydroxy-acid dehydratase encodes MDYLSKTSTGGRNMAGARALWRATGMTDGDFGKPIIAIANSFTQFVPGHVHLKDLGQLVAREIESVGGIAKEFNTIAVDDGIAMGHSGMLYSLPSRDLIADSVEYMVNAHCADALVCISNCDKITPGMLMAAMRLNIPTIFISGGPMEAGKVLASTVGKSHNNEDSDGSTIRKLDLVDAMMDAADESISDEDVAAIEVSACPTCGSCSGMFTANSMNCLTEALGLALPGNGSLLATHSLRRELFLEAGRTIVSLAKRRYEQDDDSVLPRSIATKAAFENAMTLDITMGGSTNTILHLLAAANEAEVDFKMPDIDRLSRNVPCLAKVAPASQKYHMEDVHRAGGVFALLAELDRINLLKTDLPTVHSPTLKAAIDKWDIMNPDNTEARARYIAAPGGVRTTEAFSQSKEWSNLDVNRESGCIRSAQHAYTADGGLAVLYGNIAERGCVVKTAGVDESILVFTGRARIFESQDDAVAAVLANSIVAGDVVIVRYEGPKGGPGMQEMLYPTTYLKAKGLGKACALFTDGRFSGGTSGLSIGHSSPEAAEGGAIGLVHEGDIIHIDIPNRTINMQVSDADIAARREEMESRGRDAWKPTHRQRHVSPALRAYAAMTTSADTGAVRDVTQVER; translated from the coding sequence ATGGATTATCTCTCAAAAACCTCTACTGGCGGTCGTAATATGGCAGGTGCGCGAGCACTATGGCGCGCCACAGGCATGACTGATGGTGACTTTGGCAAACCTATTATTGCGATTGCTAACTCATTCACCCAGTTTGTGCCCGGTCATGTGCATCTTAAAGACTTAGGACAACTGGTCGCGCGCGAGATTGAGAGTGTTGGTGGCATTGCGAAAGAGTTTAATACCATTGCGGTCGATGACGGTATTGCTATGGGACATAGCGGTATGCTGTACTCCTTGCCCAGCCGAGACTTGATTGCTGACTCTGTGGAATATATGGTCAATGCCCATTGCGCGGATGCCCTAGTTTGTATCTCTAACTGCGATAAAATCACCCCCGGTATGTTAATGGCCGCCATGCGTCTTAATATTCCTACCATCTTTATCTCGGGCGGCCCAATGGAAGCGGGTAAAGTTCTCGCCAGTACGGTCGGAAAAAGTCATAATAATGAAGACAGTGATGGCAGTACCATTCGTAAGCTTGACCTTGTTGATGCAATGATGGATGCGGCAGATGAGAGTATCAGTGATGAAGATGTCGCCGCTATTGAAGTCTCAGCCTGTCCCACTTGTGGTTCATGCTCTGGTATGTTCACTGCCAACTCTATGAACTGCTTGACCGAAGCATTAGGATTGGCATTACCGGGTAATGGCTCGCTGTTGGCGACTCACTCACTACGTCGCGAGCTGTTCTTAGAAGCGGGACGTACTATTGTGTCGCTTGCCAAACGTCGCTATGAGCAAGATGATGATTCAGTCCTACCGCGCTCAATCGCTACTAAAGCGGCCTTTGAAAATGCGATGACCTTAGATATAACCATGGGCGGCTCGACCAATACTATTTTGCATCTGCTTGCCGCCGCTAATGAAGCAGAAGTCGACTTTAAGATGCCTGATATTGACCGTTTAAGTCGCAATGTACCTTGTCTGGCTAAGGTTGCCCCTGCCTCGCAAAAGTATCATATGGAAGATGTACATCGCGCTGGCGGTGTCTTTGCGCTATTGGCCGAGCTTGACCGTATCAACTTGCTCAAAACTGATTTGCCGACGGTTCATAGTCCAACTTTGAAAGCTGCTATTGATAAATGGGATATTATGAATCCTGACAATACCGAGGCGCGGGCGCGATATATCGCAGCACCAGGCGGCGTCCGTACCACTGAAGCCTTCTCACAATCAAAAGAATGGTCGAACCTCGATGTTAACCGTGAGTCAGGTTGTATTCGTAGTGCCCAGCATGCTTATACCGCAGATGGTGGTCTTGCAGTCCTTTACGGTAATATCGCGGAGCGTGGCTGTGTGGTCAAAACTGCCGGTGTCGATGAAAGCATTTTAGTCTTCACCGGACGCGCGCGTATATTTGAATCCCAAGACGACGCGGTAGCGGCCGTGTTAGCCAATAGTATTGTGGCCGGTGACGTGGTTATCGTCCGTTATGAGGGCCCAAAAGGCGGTCCGGGTATGCAAGAAATGCTCTACCCGACTACTTATCTGAAGGCTAAAGGCCTCGGTAAAGCCTGCGCGCTATTCACTGATGGTCGTTTCTCTGGTGGTACCTCAGGCCTATCCATTGGCCATTCTAGCCCTGAAGCGGCTGAAGGCGGCGCGATTGGTCTGGTTCACGAGGGCGACATCATCCATATAGACATTCCTAACCGTACCATTAACATGCAAGTAAGTGATGCTGATATAGCCGCGCGCCGCGAAGAGATGGAAAGTCGTGGACGTGATGCCTGGAAGCCTACTCATCGCCAGCGTCATGTTTCACCTGCCTTACGTGCCTATGCCGCCATGACTACCAGCGCTGATACCGGTGCGGTGCGCGATGTGACTCAAGTCGAGCGTTAG
- a CDS encoding HIT family protein: MSQANQQITYDDNNIFAKMLNGDIPYHKVYEDDKTLAFMDIMPQAEGHVLVITKQKAIDLGDLEPEYAAAVLMTAKKIMQAQRQVFEREGIIQMQLNGAQSGQTVFHYHVHLIPSSIHELGRHAVTQADHEVLADTARKLAAVIAA; encoded by the coding sequence ATGAGTCAAGCCAATCAACAAATCACTTATGATGATAACAACATTTTTGCCAAAATGCTTAATGGTGATATTCCGTATCATAAGGTATATGAAGATGATAAAACGCTCGCCTTTATGGATATCATGCCACAAGCAGAAGGTCATGTACTGGTCATTACCAAGCAAAAAGCGATTGATTTAGGTGACCTTGAGCCCGAGTATGCCGCTGCGGTATTAATGACGGCCAAAAAAATCATGCAAGCGCAGCGCCAAGTGTTTGAGCGTGAGGGCATTATTCAAATGCAACTCAATGGCGCACAATCAGGACAAACCGTTTTTCATTATCATGTGCATCTTATTCCGAGCAGTATTCATGAGCTGGGACGTCACGCAGTTACGCAAGCGGATCATGAAGTGCTTGCTGATACCGCTAGAAAACTTGCTGCTGTGATTGCTGCTTAA